One window of Electrophorus electricus isolate fEleEle1 chromosome 24, fEleEle1.pri, whole genome shotgun sequence genomic DNA carries:
- the rps12 gene encoding 40S ribosomal protein S12 — MAEEGVAAGGVMDVNTALPEVLKTALIHDGLARGIREAAKALDKRQAHLCVLAANCDEPMYVKLVEALCAEHQINLIKVDDNKKLGEWVGLCKIDREGKPRKVVGCSCVVVKDYGKESQAKDVIEEYFKSKK, encoded by the exons ATGGCCGAGGAAGG CGTTGCCGCCGGAGGGGTGATGGATGTCAACACTGCGCTGCCCGAAGTGCTGAAGACGGCGCTCATCCACGACGGGCTGGCTCGCGGCATCCGCGAGGCCGCCAAGGCCCTAGACAA GCGTCAGGctcatctgtgtgtgcttgctgcCAACTGTGACGAGCCCATGTACGTCAAGCTGGTGGAGGCCCTCTGTGCTGAGCATCAGATCAACCTCATCAAG GTCGATGACAACAAGAAGCTTGGTGAGTGGGTTGGTTTGTGCAAGATCGACAGAGAGGGTAAACCCCGCAAGGTGGTTGGCTGCAGCTGTGTGGTTGTCAAG GACTATGGCAAAGAGTCTCAGGCCAAGGATGTCATCGAGGAATACTTCAAATCGAAGAAATAA